In Clostridium sp. DL-VIII, the following proteins share a genomic window:
- a CDS encoding sigma-54-dependent transcriptional regulator, translating into MKRIELVLMKLKEKTSTNPKGCSATEIAEELNLIRGNVSTDLNKLASEGKVIKLKGKPTLFIAANERIEVPVVSIINKFSEANPSLYTAIEQAKAAILYPPNGMNILLLGETGVGKSTFAGIIYKYAIEMKVKSKDSPFITFNCADYANNPQLLLGQLFGVKKGAYTGADFDKEGLLEKADGGILFLDEVHRLPAEGQEMFFTFMDRGVYRRLGETDSERSAKVIIITATTEDPNMNLLQTFSRRIPMVINIPALRNRGIEERFNLIKQFMIEESSRLGKSIKVSVNSLKAFLFYDCPNNIGQLKSDIQLTCAKAYADFLSNRKEDIRISSLELQPYIREGLYKEVEHRQLWNKLIDINNRYCIFDKDEKQMIFEEKDQDENIYEMLEAKTRELKAKGVEGKQFEEEMESDIEDYFKNYMIRFHNKVDSTNLENIIEPYIMDIIKRVINFCEAELKRELDKQIQYGLAVHISNSIDRIKRNKKIENPKLNKIRKEYNKEFNIALEALKIIEESIDREVPIDEAGFLTMFLIYNSEKIRNKRNDVNVIIIAHGEGTATSMVNAVNGLLGTQYAKGINAPIEEKPQIILEKTKDYVRENGIKSDILFLVDMGSLVTFGREIEKEFKLKTRTIPLVSTLHCIEATRKAMLGYTLDEIYRDTLEVNNLYDNNVLDYIPDDPEERKLAIVTVCTTGEGSAKAMKALLERTLKFENNFLEIVPVNIIGKESIYSRLDKLSNKYQIICLVSPFELESDYLQYNLDDVIEGNCIENIQDLINREKVYAKMEDTLEHQLKKIEGKVVLSDIRRFITTVTKLLNIKLTSNAIIGITLHMAVMIDRLCDNGVIDTYANTDSYIKENLELYRIIKSECSILNTKYTIYISDDEICYLMNLFIMKSRKK; encoded by the coding sequence ATGAAGAGAATTGAATTAGTTCTTATGAAACTCAAAGAGAAAACGAGTACAAATCCAAAAGGCTGCTCTGCAACTGAAATTGCCGAAGAGCTAAATCTTATTAGAGGTAATGTAAGTACCGATTTAAATAAGCTAGCAAGTGAAGGGAAGGTAATAAAGTTAAAAGGGAAACCAACATTATTCATTGCCGCAAATGAAAGAATTGAAGTTCCAGTAGTATCCATAATAAATAAGTTTTCTGAAGCTAATCCGAGTTTATATACAGCTATAGAACAAGCTAAAGCAGCCATATTATATCCACCTAATGGAATGAACATATTACTTCTTGGAGAAACTGGTGTTGGTAAGTCTACTTTTGCAGGGATAATATATAAGTATGCAATTGAAATGAAAGTAAAATCTAAAGACAGTCCTTTTATAACATTCAATTGTGCTGATTATGCTAATAATCCTCAGCTATTACTTGGACAATTGTTTGGAGTAAAAAAAGGTGCTTATACAGGTGCAGATTTTGATAAAGAAGGTCTTTTAGAAAAAGCTGATGGAGGAATTCTATTTTTAGATGAAGTTCATAGGCTGCCAGCAGAGGGGCAGGAAATGTTTTTTACCTTTATGGATAGAGGAGTATACAGAAGACTTGGGGAAACTGACAGCGAAAGAAGTGCAAAGGTAATTATTATAACAGCTACAACTGAAGATCCAAACATGAACTTACTTCAAACCTTCAGCAGAAGAATTCCAATGGTTATAAATATACCAGCTTTAAGAAATAGGGGAATTGAAGAGAGATTTAACCTTATAAAACAGTTTATGATTGAAGAGTCTAGCCGTTTAGGAAAGAGCATTAAAGTATCAGTAAATTCATTAAAGGCATTTTTGTTTTACGATTGTCCCAATAATATAGGGCAGCTAAAGTCTGATATCCAGCTCACTTGTGCTAAAGCATATGCAGATTTTCTTTCTAATAGAAAGGAAGATATAAGGATTAGCAGTTTAGAATTGCAGCCTTATATAAGAGAAGGATTATATAAAGAAGTTGAGCATAGACAGTTATGGAATAAGTTAATTGATATAAATAACAGATACTGTATTTTTGATAAAGATGAAAAACAAATGATTTTTGAGGAAAAGGACCAAGATGAAAATATTTATGAGATGTTAGAAGCAAAAACTAGGGAACTTAAAGCGAAAGGGGTTGAAGGGAAACAATTTGAAGAAGAAATGGAGAGTGATATAGAAGACTATTTTAAAAATTACATGATTAGATTTCATAATAAAGTTGACTCAACGAATTTAGAGAATATTATAGAGCCATATATTATGGATATAATAAAAAGGGTAATTAATTTTTGTGAAGCAGAATTAAAAAGAGAGCTTGATAAACAGATACAATATGGCTTAGCAGTCCATATTAGTAATTCCATAGATAGAATTAAGAGAAATAAAAAAATTGAAAATCCAAAGTTAAATAAAATAAGGAAAGAATATAATAAAGAATTTAATATTGCACTAGAGGCTTTGAAGATAATAGAAGAATCTATAGACAGAGAAGTTCCTATTGACGAAGCAGGATTTTTAACTATGTTTTTAATTTACAATAGTGAAAAAATAAGAAATAAACGGAATGATGTAAATGTAATAATTATTGCTCATGGTGAAGGAACTGCTACATCCATGGTTAATGCAGTAAATGGACTCTTAGGAACACAATATGCAAAGGGAATAAATGCGCCAATAGAAGAAAAGCCACAGATTATATTGGAGAAGACTAAGGATTATGTAAGAGAAAATGGTATTAAATCAGATATTTTATTTTTAGTGGATATGGGGTCACTAGTTACATTTGGCAGAGAAATAGAAAAAGAATTTAAATTGAAGACAAGGACAATTCCATTAGTAAGTACGCTGCATTGTATTGAAGCAACTAGAAAAGCGATGCTTGGGTACACCTTAGATGAAATATATAGAGATACCTTAGAGGTAAATAATTTATACGATAATAATGTATTAGATTATATTCCAGATGATCCTGAAGAAAGAAAGCTAGCAATTGTAACAGTATGTACTACTGGCGAAGGCAGTGCTAAAGCAATGAAAGCATTATTAGAAAGAACGCTCAAATTTGAAAATAATTTTCTAGAAATTGTTCCTGTTAATATCATAGGAAAAGAAAGCATATACAGTAGATTAGATAAATTATCAAATAAATATCAAATAATTTGTTTAGTTAGTCCTTTTGAACTTGAAAGTGACTATCTGCAATATAATTTAGATGATGTTATTGAAGGTAATTGCATAGAAAATATACAAGACTTAATAAATAGAGAAAAAGTTTACGCTAAGATGGAGGATACCTTAGAACATCAGTTAAAGAAAATAGAAGGGAAAGTAGTTCTTAGTGATATAAGGAGATTTATTACAACAGTTACTAAGTTACTAAATATAAAATTAACATCAAATGCAATTATAGGAATAACTCTTCATATGGCAGTAATGATTGATAGATTATGCGATAATGGAGTAATAGATACATATGCAAATACTGATTCATATATAAAAGAAAATTTGGAATTATATAGAATAATAAAGAGTGAATGTTCAATATTAAATACTAAGTATACAATTTATATTTCAGATGATGAAATATGTTATCTTATGAATCTATTTATTATGAAGAGTAGAAAAAAATAA
- a CDS encoding barstar family protein: protein MNKVVIQGSKLTDKNILHKILKQELQLPAHYGENLDALWDCLTADIQLPVTIEWVDFQKSKDLLGDYAENTLEIFNEAEKFTGGKLNIIIS, encoded by the coding sequence TTGAATAAAGTAGTGATACAAGGCAGTAAGCTTACGGATAAAAATATTTTACACAAAATTTTAAAGCAGGAATTACAGCTTCCTGCGCATTACGGTGAAAACTTAGATGCACTATGGGATTGTCTAACTGCTGATATTCAGTTGCCAGTTACAATTGAATGGGTTGACTTCCAAAAAAGTAAAGACTTATTAGGTGATTATGCTGAAAATACCTTGGAAATTTTTAATGAAGCAGAAAAATTTACTGGAGGAAAACTTAATATAATTATTTCTTAG
- a CDS encoding ribonuclease domain-containing protein translates to MKKLFIKKISVVFILLLMFISLFGCAAANKTAVNNQQDNKAETIKSEDENMDSGQNGDSKNKKVINDFQGVADYIHKNGTLPENFITKAQADKLGWKPGDDLSKVAPGKSIGGDVFKNAEKSLPDAANRIWHECDINYNGGHRGDDRILYSNDGLIYSTSDHYKTFKVLYKGK, encoded by the coding sequence ATGAAAAAATTATTTATAAAGAAAATTTCTGTTGTTTTTATACTTTTACTTATGTTTATAAGTTTATTTGGGTGTGCAGCAGCAAATAAAACTGCTGTAAATAATCAGCAGGATAACAAGGCAGAAACTATAAAATCAGAAGATGAAAATATGGATTCTGGCCAAAATGGAGATTCAAAAAATAAAAAAGTAATTAATGATTTTCAAGGCGTTGCAGATTATATACATAAAAATGGAACCTTGCCTGAAAATTTTATAACAAAAGCACAGGCTGATAAGCTTGGATGGAAGCCAGGAGACGATCTTAGTAAAGTAGCACCTGGTAAAAGCATAGGAGGAGATGTTTTTAAGAATGCTGAAAAATCTCTTCCAGATGCGGCTAATAGAATTTGGCATGAGTGCGATATTAACTATAATGGAGGACATCGTGGGGATGATAGGATTCTTTATTCAAATGATGGATTAATTTACTCTACCTCAGATCATTACAAAACATTCAAAGTATTATATAAGGGAAAATAG
- a CDS encoding ROK family protein: MNYYLGIDIGGTNLRAAILDNEYNLIDKFKIDNIVEKGANYNVDNLIKIIREKWNTYNIQAIGVACPGPLDIRNGVIINPPNLKGWEGFEIKKYFEERFKLPTTVNNDANVAGYCEAKIGAAKNAESVYYITLSTGVGGGFIYKNEIINGFNNIAGEVCNMIINEDEYSHAGLNAGGLEGQCSGVSISRIASKKLGQELTAKDVFDRAKDGEVNCRGVLNEWSVNLSKAIANIITIVDPEVVVLGGSVILNNSNYLEKLINEVKLRVFNNTNVNIKLAKIGDDAGLLGAGILASCLK, from the coding sequence ATGAATTATTATTTGGGAATTGATATAGGAGGTACCAACTTAAGAGCCGCTATTTTAGATAATGAATATAATTTAATAGATAAATTTAAAATAGATAATATCGTTGAAAAAGGTGCGAACTATAATGTAGATAATTTAATAAAAATAATTAGGGAAAAGTGGAATACATATAACATTCAGGCTATTGGGGTGGCGTGTCCAGGTCCTTTAGATATAAGAAATGGAGTAATAATTAATCCACCTAATTTAAAAGGATGGGAAGGATTTGAAATAAAAAAATACTTTGAAGAGCGTTTTAAATTACCTACAACTGTAAATAATGATGCAAATGTGGCTGGATATTGTGAAGCTAAGATAGGAGCAGCTAAAAATGCTGAAAGTGTATATTATATTACTCTATCGACAGGAGTAGGTGGCGGATTTATTTATAAAAATGAGATAATTAATGGCTTTAATAACATAGCTGGGGAAGTATGTAACATGATAATAAATGAAGATGAATATAGTCATGCGGGCTTAAACGCTGGAGGATTAGAAGGACAGTGCAGTGGAGTAAGTATTTCTAGAATTGCTAGTAAGAAGTTAGGACAGGAACTCACTGCCAAAGATGTTTTTGACAGAGCTAAGGATGGAGAAGTAAATTGCAGGGGGGTTTTAAATGAGTGGTCTGTAAATTTATCTAAAGCAATTGCTAATATAATAACTATAGTAGATCCAGAAGTTGTAGTACTTGGCGGATCAGTTATATTAAACAATTCTAATTACTTAGAAAAATTAATTAATGAAGTTAAGCTAAGAGTATTTAACAATACTAATGTAAATATTAAATTGGCTAAAATAGGTGATGATGCAGGATTGCTTGGAGCGGGGATTCTAGCATCTTGCTTAAAATGA
- a CDS encoding PTS lactose/cellobiose transporter subunit IIA: MEGMELIAFNIISNVGTAKSMGIQALIKGRGGNVEEAEKLLEDASVFMREGHKSHAQLIQEEAKGNKQELSLILMHAEDQLMAAEIILSLAKEMLYMQKEINDLKKK, translated from the coding sequence ATGGAAGGAATGGAGTTAATAGCTTTCAATATTATTAGTAATGTTGGAACGGCAAAGAGTATGGGAATCCAGGCTTTAATTAAAGGAAGAGGCGGAAATGTAGAAGAGGCAGAAAAATTACTTGAAGATGCATCCGTGTTTATGAGAGAAGGACATAAGTCACATGCACAACTTATACAAGAAGAAGCAAAAGGAAATAAGCAAGAGCTTTCATTAATACTTATGCATGCTGAAGATCAATTAATGGCAGCAGAAATAATTTTATCTTTAGCTAAAGAGATGTTATATATGCAGAAAGAAATAAATGATTTAAAGAAAAAATAG
- a CDS encoding PTS sugar transporter subunit IIB — protein MKKILLVCNAGMSTSMLVQKMIRVAKEKGIEVTIEAIPSTDLSKCWQSADVILLGPQIGFMKDSVKETVENKISVEVISMVDYGRMNADKVLTFAIDLMK, from the coding sequence ATGAAAAAAATATTATTAGTATGTAATGCAGGAATGTCAACTTCAATGCTTGTACAAAAGATGATTAGAGTGGCAAAAGAAAAGGGTATAGAAGTAACAATAGAAGCTATACCTTCGACAGATTTATCTAAGTGTTGGCAAAGTGCAGATGTAATTCTACTAGGACCTCAAATTGGATTTATGAAAGACAGTGTAAAAGAGACAGTAGAAAATAAGATATCAGTAGAAGTTATTAGTATGGTGGATTATGGTAGAATGAATGCTGATAAAGTCTTAACTTTCGCTATAGATTTAATGAAATAA
- a CDS encoding PTS transporter subunit EIIC, with product MNKFFEKLGKASQKLGGEIHLRSLRDAFASLIPFIIIAGLMIFINYVVIEPTGFMSKIISPATLTTWQDVGTSINNGTLNFLAVLLAGACAYHLAINRKFENPIAPALLAISIFVVLLPFVISTTPVGVKEAVKVAGVISYSSTNSGGMFVGIITSLLSTELFMWLSKNEKLKINIGGEAVPPAVTKSFNSLIPIMITILIFAVVSFAIKQLFGTDINSLILKTIQRPLVALVTSLPGFIILMLLSNLLFAIGIHPGGVIAPIMDPVLYTAMNENMTAFAQGQPIPHIISMSFKDTFGVMGGSGNTIALLIAIFLFSKRKDYRDIAKLSTAPGIFNINEPVIFGLPIVFDLTLMIPFVLASPICLTAAYLVTEAGWMSPVVIQTPWTTPPILSGFLATGGDWRASVFQIIMIALTVLLYIPFLKVSEKKQIEE from the coding sequence ATGAACAAATTTTTTGAAAAACTAGGGAAAGCATCGCAAAAGTTAGGTGGAGAAATACACTTGAGATCACTTAGAGATGCATTTGCATCACTAATTCCATTCATTATTATTGCAGGCTTAATGATTTTCATTAACTATGTTGTTATTGAACCAACAGGATTTATGTCTAAAATAATTAGTCCAGCAACATTAACTACTTGGCAAGATGTTGGAACATCTATTAATAATGGTACTTTAAATTTCTTAGCAGTATTGCTAGCGGGTGCATGTGCATATCATCTAGCAATAAATAGGAAATTTGAAAATCCAATAGCACCAGCGCTTCTAGCTATTTCAATATTTGTTGTTTTATTACCATTTGTGATTTCAACTACACCTGTAGGAGTTAAAGAGGCAGTTAAAGTTGCAGGAGTTATTTCTTATAGTTCCACTAATTCAGGTGGGATGTTCGTAGGTATTATAACTTCACTATTATCAACTGAATTATTTATGTGGCTATCTAAAAATGAAAAACTTAAGATTAATATAGGTGGAGAAGCAGTACCTCCAGCCGTTACAAAGTCCTTTAATAGTTTAATACCTATAATGATTACTATTCTAATTTTTGCTGTAGTGTCATTTGCAATAAAGCAACTTTTTGGGACAGATATAAATTCACTGATCTTAAAAACAATACAACGACCATTGGTAGCTCTAGTTACCAGCTTACCAGGATTTATAATATTAATGCTGTTGTCTAATTTATTATTTGCAATAGGGATACATCCAGGAGGGGTAATTGCGCCAATTATGGATCCAGTATTATACACAGCTATGAATGAAAATATGACTGCTTTTGCTCAAGGCCAACCTATCCCTCACATAATTAGCATGTCATTTAAGGATACATTTGGAGTAATGGGTGGATCAGGTAATACTATTGCGTTATTAATTGCTATATTCTTATTCTCAAAGAGAAAGGATTATAGAGATATTGCTAAACTTTCCACAGCACCAGGTATATTTAATATTAATGAGCCAGTTATATTTGGTTTACCAATAGTATTTGATTTAACACTAATGATTCCATTTGTATTAGCTTCACCAATTTGCTTAACTGCTGCATACTTAGTGACTGAGGCAGGATGGATGTCACCAGTAGTAATTCAAACACCTTGGACGACTCCACCAATTTTGTCAGGATTTCTAGCAACCGGTGGAGATTGGAGAGCTTCAGTATTTCAAATAATTATGATTGCACTTACAGTCTTACTATATATTCCTTTTTTAAAGGTTTCAGAGAAAAAGCAGATTGAAGAATAA
- a CDS encoding glycoside hydrolase family 1 protein, with product MKKFYEFPEGFWWGSASSAEQSEGKGNTDKGKTIWDHWFQLEKNRFYDEVGPNITSDFFYRYEDDIKLMKELGHNSFRMSISWARLFPNGDGEVNEKAVEFYNNVINSFIANDVKPFINLYHFDMPLVMQEKGGWESKEVVEAYVNYADKCFELFGDRAEHWFTFNEPLGPVLGGYLQDFHYPNIIDFKRGAQVAFNTILAHAKAIERFKKHNLKSKIGVILNLSPTYPRSSNKYDVEAAEYCDLFYNRSFLDPCVKGEFPKKLVDTLKKYNQIPIYTDDELKIIKENTAQILGINYYEPRRAKVRENAVNPNSPFMPEWFFDPYIMPGRKFNNYRGWEIYEKGILDLCNDVKENYGNIEAFISENGMGVTDEERFIENGQINDEYRINFIKGHLKYVHKAIEEGCNIKGYHLWTFIDCWSWMNAYKNRYGLVSLDLKTQKRTVKKSGEFYKLLATNNGFEE from the coding sequence ATGAAAAAATTTTATGAATTTCCAGAAGGATTTTGGTGGGGGAGTGCCTCATCGGCAGAGCAATCAGAAGGCAAAGGTAATACTGATAAAGGAAAAACTATTTGGGATCATTGGTTTCAATTAGAAAAAAACAGATTTTATGATGAAGTTGGACCAAATATTACTTCAGATTTCTTCTATAGGTATGAAGATGATATCAAATTAATGAAGGAACTTGGACATAATTCATTTAGAATGTCTATTTCGTGGGCTCGATTATTTCCAAATGGAGATGGAGAAGTTAATGAAAAAGCAGTTGAATTTTATAATAATGTAATTAATTCATTTATAGCTAATGATGTAAAGCCTTTTATTAACTTATATCACTTTGATATGCCGTTAGTAATGCAGGAAAAGGGAGGATGGGAAAGTAAAGAGGTCGTTGAGGCATATGTGAACTATGCAGATAAGTGTTTTGAATTATTTGGAGACAGAGCTGAGCATTGGTTTACATTTAATGAACCTTTAGGACCAGTACTTGGAGGGTACTTACAAGATTTTCACTATCCAAACATAATAGATTTTAAGAGGGGTGCACAAGTAGCTTTTAATACAATTCTTGCACATGCGAAAGCCATTGAAAGATTTAAAAAACACAATCTAAAATCTAAAATTGGAGTAATATTAAATCTTAGTCCTACTTATCCAAGAAGTTCAAATAAGTATGATGTAGAGGCAGCAGAATATTGTGACTTATTTTATAATAGAAGCTTCTTAGATCCTTGTGTAAAAGGCGAATTTCCTAAGAAGTTAGTAGACACTCTTAAAAAATATAACCAAATTCCTATATATACAGATGACGAGCTAAAAATAATTAAAGAAAATACAGCTCAAATTTTAGGAATAAATTATTATGAACCAAGAAGAGCAAAGGTTAGAGAAAATGCTGTGAATCCTAATTCTCCATTTATGCCAGAATGGTTTTTTGATCCATATATAATGCCAGGAAGAAAGTTTAATAATTATAGAGGATGGGAAATATACGAGAAGGGAATACTAGATCTTTGCAATGATGTTAAAGAAAATTATGGAAATATAGAAGCTTTTATATCTGAAAATGGTATGGGTGTCACTGATGAAGAACGTTTTATTGAAAATGGACAAATTAATGATGAATACAGAATTAATTTTATTAAGGGACATTTAAAATATGTTCATAAAGCAATTGAAGAGGGATGTAATATAAAAGGATATCATCTATGGACATTCATTGATTGTTGGTCATGGATGAATGCATATAAAAATAGGTATGGTTTAGTTAGTTTAGATTTAAAAACTCAAAAGAGAACAGTAAAGAAAAGTGGAGAGTTTTATAAACTGTTAGCTACAAATAATGGTTTTGAAGAATAA
- a CDS encoding GntR family transcriptional regulator — translation METIEKGRLYMPPKYKVVYEDIKNKINNYIYKTNEKIPDGDSLAECYNCSKLTIAKALDLLVQEGMLIRRQGSGTYVKENLSSRTTIELDNISGYSKKFSKEHLKSTVIDFSIITPPKEIAEKLNITDEYIYKILRLRSIDNDPQILEETYMPIYVIPGLKEKHLEGSIYDYITNELGFKIQSAHISIKGDEANSNDKLYLNLTESDFIIELEKICYLENGKIFEYSKTHHRYDVFKFNTVLVNNI, via the coding sequence GTGGAAACAATTGAGAAAGGAAGATTATATATGCCGCCTAAATACAAAGTAGTATATGAAGATATAAAAAATAAGATAAATAACTATATTTATAAAACCAATGAAAAAATTCCAGATGGAGATTCTTTAGCTGAATGCTATAATTGCAGTAAACTTACAATAGCTAAAGCATTAGATTTATTAGTTCAAGAAGGTATGTTAATAAGACGACAGGGCTCTGGTACTTATGTTAAGGAAAATCTATCTAGCAGAACTACTATAGAATTAGATAATATTTCAGGTTATTCTAAAAAATTTAGCAAAGAACATCTGAAATCAACGGTGATAGATTTTTCTATTATCACACCACCTAAAGAAATTGCAGAAAAACTTAACATCACTGATGAATATATATATAAAATCTTACGATTACGTTCTATAGATAATGACCCACAAATACTAGAAGAAACTTATATGCCTATTTATGTTATACCTGGACTAAAAGAAAAACACTTAGAAGGCTCTATTTATGATTACATAACTAATGAACTTGGATTTAAAATTCAAAGTGCCCACATCTCTATAAAGGGTGATGAGGCTAACTCTAACGATAAACTTTATTTAAATTTGACAGAGTCTGACTTTATTATAGAACTTGAGAAAATATGTTATTTAGAAAATGGTAAGATTTTCGAATATTCGAAAACGCACCATAGATATGACGTCTTTAAATTCAATACTGTTTTAGTAAATAACATTTAA
- a CDS encoding NAD(P)-dependent oxidoreductase: MKIFVTGATGKVGSRFVPYLLEQGHDVRILVRNAERALTLKEQGAEVVLGDLLDNENLTEAIKGVDAVVHLAAQFRGVSEEIARASNVDASIILAKAALEAGVTRFVFSSTSLVYSGISRNNPCREDDVLQPTLAYPKTKVVAEEALLKLHHEMGLDLRIVRFAFVYGDHDPHIEEFSPIMSTWNPSQKLSLVHHADVCQSLMLAASTPGFDGHIYNVADDTPITVAELLKLNGLPEQVPPNGGWPDFSPCDMILNTERIKNELKFHPKYPSFHTAMDKKAL, translated from the coding sequence ATGAAAATATTTGTAACTGGAGCAACAGGTAAGGTTGGAAGTCGTTTTGTACCATATTTATTAGAGCAAGGTCATGACGTGCGTATTCTTGTAAGAAATGCTGAGCGTGCACTTACCTTAAAAGAACAGGGAGCAGAAGTGGTTTTAGGTGATCTTTTAGATAATGAAAATCTCACTGAAGCTATAAAGGGTGTTGATGCTGTGGTGCATCTGGCAGCTCAATTTCGCGGTGTCAGCGAAGAAATAGCACGAGCATCGAATGTCGATGCAAGCATAATACTAGCTAAAGCTGCTTTGGAAGCCGGTGTCACAAGATTTGTTTTTAGTAGCACCAGTTTGGTATACAGTGGTATAAGCAGAAATAATCCATGTCGTGAAGATGACGTCCTTCAACCGACTCTAGCCTATCCAAAAACAAAAGTTGTGGCTGAAGAAGCTTTACTTAAGCTGCACCATGAAATGGGCTTAGATTTGCGTATTGTAAGATTTGCTTTTGTTTATGGCGATCATGACCCACACATTGAAGAATTTTCACCAATTATGAGTACATGGAATCCTTCGCAAAAGCTTTCGCTAGTACATCATGCGGATGTCTGTCAATCGTTAATGCTTGCAGCAAGTACACCAGGTTTTGACGGTCACATATATAACGTTGCTGATGACACACCAATTACTGTTGCTGAACTTCTTAAACTTAATGGCTTACCAGAACAGGTACCTCCTAATGGCGGATGGCCTGATTTTAGCCCATGTGATATGATATTAAATACGGAGCGTATTAAGAATGAACTTAAATTCCACCCAAAATATCCTTCTTTTCATACTGCTATGGATAAGAAAGCATTGTAA
- a CDS encoding PD-(D/E)XK nuclease domain-containing protein, with protein sequence MEIILNRVHNCYRNKCGSIGGKGFADFTFHPRRKADSPLILELKKDETVDIAIKQMKEKEYFQKFIKEHENVLLVAICYDSKMKNHSCKIESVYFSEI encoded by the coding sequence ATAGAAATAATATTAAACAGAGTTCACAATTGTTACAGAAATAAATGTGGCAGCATTGGAGGAAAAGGTTTTGCTGATTTTACTTTTCACCCAAGAAGAAAGGCTGATAGTCCGCTTATTCTAGAACTTAAGAAAGATGAAACTGTGGATATAGCAATTAAGCAAATGAAGGAAAAAGAGTATTTTCAAAAATTTATAAAAGAGCATGAAAATGTACTATTAGTAGCTATATGTTACGATTCAAAAATGAAAAATCATAGTTGTAAAATAGAAAGTGTTTATTTTAGTGAAATATAG
- a CDS encoding PfkB family carbohydrate kinase — translation MKKALIIGSTVLDIIINIEKLPTTTEDCHINCQTMSIGGCAFNVQNIINLFEVPYVFCSPIGTGIYGDYVASQLKKMGLSPFVRVTDQDNGCCYCYVESNGERTFLSYHGAEYTFNPIWLNGINMDDFDQVYICGLEIEESTGNKIISFLNKNRHLQVFFAPGPRFSMIDKEKIDAIFKLSPIVHLNMDEILTFTKTSTLEGAVKILYSLTNNLIVITDGENGSYLYDGENLQHAMGIKADVVDTIGAGDSHIGAFMASRKLGYSYIKSLEIANQVSTKVVEIKGSLLPSHVFKQIISKLKS, via the coding sequence ATGAAAAAAGCACTGATTATAGGATCTACCGTACTTGACATAATTATAAATATAGAAAAACTTCCCACTACCACTGAAGACTGTCACATAAATTGTCAGACTATGTCTATCGGCGGTTGTGCTTTTAATGTGCAGAACATAATAAATCTTTTTGAAGTCCCTTATGTGTTTTGTTCACCTATCGGTACCGGAATCTATGGAGATTATGTGGCTTCACAGCTGAAAAAAATGGGATTATCACCTTTTGTCCGAGTTACAGATCAAGATAATGGGTGTTGTTATTGTTATGTTGAATCTAACGGCGAACGAACTTTTTTATCATATCACGGTGCTGAATATACTTTTAACCCTATATGGCTTAACGGAATTAATATGGATGATTTTGACCAGGTTTACATTTGTGGCCTAGAAATTGAGGAATCCACAGGTAATAAAATCATATCCTTTCTTAATAAAAACAGACATCTACAAGTTTTCTTTGCCCCTGGACCAAGATTCTCAATGATAGATAAAGAAAAGATTGATGCAATTTTCAAACTTTCACCAATTGTTCATTTAAATATGGATGAAATTCTAACCTTTACAAAAACTTCAACTTTAGAAGGAGCTGTTAAAATACTTTATTCTTTAACCAATAATTTGATTGTCATTACAGATGGTGAAAACGGATCCTATCTATATGATGGTGAAAACCTACAGCATGCCATGGGTATCAAAGCTGATGTTGTTGATACAATTGGTGCAGGTGATTCTCACATTGGAGCCTTCATGGCTTCTAGAAAATTAGGCTATTCCTATATAAAAAGCCTCGAGATAGCTAATCAAGTATCTACTAAAGTCGTCGAGATAAAAGGCAGTCTTCTACCTTCGCATGTTTTTAAGCAGATAATATCCAAATTGAAATCCTGA